From Methylosinus sp. C49, one genomic window encodes:
- a CDS encoding type I secretion system permease/ATPase encodes MNETLRPGAAAVSVDSGLSALCGVAAYYRIVADPAHIRRELALRDGPVSSQDIVRAALLIGLKARIIADPDKNRIGALPAPSIARMHDGSFQVLGGRLPSGNYRLVDPITRIDRELPLERLVEEMGGEAILVSRKLGGAGVDPQTFGFKWFLPSIWRYRRPLAHVIAASFVVQIFALVTPLFFQVVIDKVLSHKGYDTLFVLVGGLAVIGLFDVVLQYLRSYALSHTTNRIDVELGRRLFFHLFRLPMSYFETRSAGQTVARVRELETIRSFLTGQGLFSALDIFFTIVFIIVLFAYSWKLTLIVLLSIPLYLLIAQLVRPALRELIKEKFNRGAESQQMLVEAIVGVQTIKAAAVEPTMQAQWEEKLAAYVSCSFDAGLVGAGGQSAIQYVSKLTSAALLLFGAKAVIDGELSVGELVAFNMISGQVAQPILRLSQIWQDFQQVQISIDRLGDILNMPTEPLNVAHCQLPRAKGAIEMRNVAFRYRPGAPEALKNVSLSIRPGEVVGVVGRSGSGKSTLTKLIQRFYLPEEGQVLVDGVDLSQVSPAWLRAQIGVVLQENLLFNRSIHDNIALSNPAMSRAQVMAVARLAGADEFVGKLPRGYDTVIEERGANLSGGQRQRIAIARALAMNPPILIFDEATSALDYESERVIQKNMFEIVKGRTVIIIAHRLQAVRPCDKIIGMHEGRIIEVGTHDELLAKKGVYAHLWALQNDLTRAG; translated from the coding sequence ATGAACGAGACTCTCCGGCCCGGGGCCGCAGCCGTCAGCGTCGACTCCGGCCTTTCGGCCCTATGCGGCGTCGCCGCCTATTACCGGATCGTGGCGGATCCGGCGCATATTCGCCGAGAGCTCGCGTTGCGCGACGGGCCGGTGAGTTCTCAGGATATCGTGCGCGCGGCCCTTCTGATTGGCCTCAAGGCGCGCATCATCGCCGATCCCGACAAGAACCGCATCGGCGCTCTACCGGCGCCGTCGATCGCCCGAATGCACGATGGCTCGTTCCAGGTGCTCGGCGGGCGGCTCCCCTCCGGCAACTATCGGCTCGTCGATCCCATCACCCGCATCGACCGCGAGCTGCCGCTCGAACGGCTCGTCGAGGAGATGGGCGGCGAGGCGATCCTCGTCTCCCGTAAACTCGGTGGCGCCGGTGTCGATCCGCAGACATTCGGCTTCAAGTGGTTCCTGCCCTCCATCTGGCGCTACCGGCGCCCGCTCGCGCACGTGATCGCCGCCTCCTTCGTCGTCCAGATCTTCGCGCTCGTGACGCCGCTGTTCTTCCAGGTGGTGATTGACAAGGTGCTCAGCCACAAAGGCTACGACACGCTCTTCGTCCTCGTCGGCGGCCTCGCCGTCATCGGCCTGTTCGACGTCGTCCTGCAATATCTGCGCAGCTATGCGCTGTCGCACACGACCAACAGGATCGACGTCGAACTCGGCCGACGCCTGTTCTTTCATCTCTTCCGCTTGCCGATGAGCTATTTCGAGACCCGCTCGGCCGGACAGACCGTCGCGCGCGTTCGCGAGCTCGAGACCATCCGCTCCTTCCTCACCGGACAGGGATTGTTCTCGGCGCTCGATATCTTCTTCACCATTGTCTTCATCATCGTCCTCTTCGCTTATTCGTGGAAGCTGACGCTGATCGTGCTGCTCTCGATCCCGCTCTATCTGCTCATCGCGCAATTGGTTCGCCCGGCGCTTCGCGAGCTGATCAAGGAAAAGTTCAATCGCGGAGCCGAAAGCCAGCAGATGCTCGTCGAGGCGATCGTTGGCGTGCAGACCATCAAGGCGGCGGCCGTCGAGCCGACCATGCAGGCGCAATGGGAGGAGAAGCTCGCCGCCTATGTCTCCTGCTCCTTCGACGCGGGGCTGGTCGGCGCGGGCGGGCAGAGCGCGATTCAATATGTGAGCAAGCTGACCAGTGCGGCGCTGCTGCTGTTCGGCGCCAAGGCGGTGATAGACGGCGAGCTGTCGGTCGGAGAGCTGGTCGCCTTCAACATGATCTCGGGACAGGTCGCCCAGCCAATCCTGCGGCTGTCGCAGATCTGGCAGGACTTCCAGCAGGTGCAGATTTCCATCGATCGGCTCGGCGACATTCTCAATATGCCGACCGAGCCGCTGAATGTCGCGCACTGCCAACTGCCGCGGGCCAAAGGCGCGATCGAGATGCGCAATGTCGCCTTCCGCTATCGTCCCGGCGCGCCGGAGGCGCTCAAGAATGTCTCGTTATCGATCCGACCGGGCGAGGTCGTCGGCGTCGTCGGACGCTCGGGCTCGGGAAAATCGACGCTCACCAAGCTCATTCAGCGCTTCTATCTGCCCGAGGAAGGACAGGTGCTGGTCGATGGCGTCGATCTCTCCCAGGTGAGCCCGGCTTGGCTGCGCGCGCAGATCGGCGTCGTGCTGCAAGAAAATCTTCTGTTCAACCGCTCGATCCACGACAATATCGCGCTCTCCAACCCCGCCATGTCGCGCGCGCAGGTGATGGCCGTGGCGCGGCTCGCCGGCGCCGACGAGTTCGTCGGCAAGCTGCCGCGGGGCTATGATACGGTGATCGAGGAGCGCGGAGCCAATCTTTCGGGTGGCCAGCGGCAGCGTATCGCCATCGCCCGCGCGCTCGCCATGAATCCGCCGATCCTCATCTTCGACGAGGCGACCAGCGCGCTCGATTACGAGAGCGAGCGCGTGATCCAGAAAAACATGTTCGAGATCGTCAAAGGCCGCACTGTCATCATCATCGCCCATCGGCTTCAAGCGGTGCGTCCCTGCGATAAGATCATCGGCATGCACGAAGGACGTATCATCGAGGTCGGAACGCATGACGAGCTGCTCGCGAAAAAAGGCGTCTATGCGCATCTTTGGGCGTTGCAGAACGATCTGACGAGGGCGGGATGA